A stretch of DNA from Dehalobacterium formicoaceticum:
ACCTCCGGGAAGTGTCTTTGCAAGGTGTAATCGGCGAGAGTGCGCAGTTCCTCAGCTGTGCCCCATGCAGCAAGGTATTGAAAGGTACCTACTCTGATGTGACTAGCTGCCACCCGGGTTAAAATGGCACCGGGCAGCAAAGTTTCCCGAATCAAAGACTCACCGGTTGTCACAACGGCTAAACTGCGGGTGGTCGGAATACCTAATCCGTGCATGGCTTCACTAATGATGTATTCCCTGAGCATTGGCCCCAGTGCCGCCCTGCCATCTCCCCCTCGGGAATAAGGTGTTTTGCCTGAGCCCTTGAGCTGAATATCAAAACGTTCACCCTGGGGCGTGATCTGCTCGCCAAGGAGATGAGCCCGACCGTCTCCTAACATGGTAAAATGCCCGAATTGGTGGCCCGCATATGCTTGGGCAAGAGGCATGGAACCCTCAGGAATCCGGTTACCCGCAAAAACCGCTGCTCCCTCATCGCCGTCCAGTGCCTGAATGTTTAAGCCTAAAGTTTCAGCCAAAGGATCATTTAGAATAACCAATGCAGGTGCCCGTACAGGCGTTGGATCGAGCCTGGTAAAAAATGATTTCGGAAGACGAGCATAACTGTTATCAAAGTTCCATCCAGTTTTTATTATTTCTTTGCATACTGTCATGGCAGCTCCTTTCCTTTTCCATCCTTTATTCTATCTTTTTTATTATACCCTTTCTTGCGGCTTAATCTATACCCGAACGATACCAAAATATGTTTCCAGTATTTCAGCAAAACCAATAAAATTAGTGCATATTAATTCATTCATAAAAAAACGCAGGCCAGGGAATTTTCCCCGACCGGTGTTAGTTTTATACGATGTCATCGTATCTATTTACTTATGATTATTGAATTTATCTCACCTTATGATCGTGATTATAACTGTTCTTTTCTCGCTAACTGTCTTTGGAAAAAAATAAAAACAGGTAATGGTATCAAGACCCAACCGAAACTCCTGAACAAACTGTTCTTAGCCCTCAAAATCTGCCTTTCTTTTTCTGATGCTGCCATCTCATCATATCTGGCACGTAATTCCTCATCAGACAACTTAATTTCTCCTTCTCCAGAGGGATCCGGCTTAATCTCGCCGCCATACTGACGATATTCAGCAAAAGACTGGTAATAAGGAGCAGGACTGATGATATCAGAAGCAGCCATGAAAACCCCGATACTCCCGCCGATCATCATCATTAATGTGGTAAAAAGAACTAAATACAAATAAACTTTTTTAATCATGTCTTCCCCTCCTTCTAGATGCTCTATTTTACTTCCCGCAATAATTATTAATATGATTGCGATAATTGCAACCGGTATTAAAATTGATACCATCGTCATGCCTCTCCCCCCTTGTCAATTTGATCGTTATTGTAGTTAGACGTCTTTTTCGTTCAAATGTTCCAGATTACCAGCTTTTCTTAACATAATTTTTATGGCTAATTCCCCACAAAAATAGTATGATTAATCTATACAAAACAAAAAAGGAATGACTCCTCATGAACTTAATCTATCAAACCAATAAGCTGTCCCAGGAGTGGAATCAGCCCCTGATCTTTGCCTTTTATCAGGAAAAAATATTGGTGGAAACAAATAATGACCGCCTGATTATACCCACACCTTTAGATTTAGATAATCACGGCATCATCATAGATAAAAAACTCTATATCGGAATTATCAACGATCATCCCAGTTATATTGCGGAGCTGCCTGCGGATTATCCGCCTTTGCAGCCGAAGAACCTAAATTTTGTCGGACTGCGGGGACTTTTCGATGCTGTGGAGGATAATGTATTTTGGGCAGCCGGCCGAGCCTTTCAAATCATGAATTGGCATCGGACCCATATCTTCTGCGGCCGCTGTGCTACACCCACCCAAAATAAAACTAACGAAATCGCCAAAGAATGTCCTCATTGCGGTCTGATCAGTTACCCCAATATGGCTCCGGCGGTGATTGTAGCGGTGGTCAAGGACGATAAAATCCTTCTTGCCCGGAACAAGCAAAACCTTTCCAAGTTTTATAGTGTCCTCGCCGGTTTTGTTGAAGCAGGAGAGACCTTGGAGGACTGTGTACGAAGAGAAATTATGGAGGAAGTGGGGATCAAGGTCAAGAACATCACCTATTTTGGCAGCCAACCCTGGCCTTTCCCCAATTCTTTGATGCTGGGTTTCACTGCAGAGTATGAAAGCGGAGAAATTCAGGTGGATGGGGTGGAGATTGCCGAAGCTGATTGGTTTTGCAAGGATGAGCTGCCGGCAACTCCGGGAAATATCAGCATCGCTCATCATTTAATCGAATGGTTTAAAAACCGATTTTAAGATTATCGGAATTTTTGGAGAAAGAATTCCCTTATCCTTCCTTTATACCAACCGTCTTTTCTTTCTATGTTTTCAAATTCCAAGACTCCCACTTCTATAAGTGGGAGTTCCTATTATTACTCCAATTAGGATAGATTCCCCATCTGAAGCCCATATGTTCAGCTTTGGCTGAACGAGTTCGCTAGAAAAACAGGGTGCTACTGCAAAAGAATATACAAAACTCTATTGCATAGGCGGGGAAAATCCTGTATGATAATACATAGATATTCAATGCATCGATTTAGGATGTATTATGAAAGGAGGCAGAACAAAATGTCGGTAAATCAGGAAATGCTTAGGGGCAGCACCGCTGTTTTAGTTTTAAGTATGCTGGACCGAGAGCCTATGTATGGCTATCAGATGATTAAAGAAATTGAACAGGAATCCGGCGGAATCTTCCTTTTTAAAGAAGGGACACTTTATCCCATTCTTCACGCCTTAGAATCTAAAGGCATGATTGAATCCTACTGGTTGGGTAAAGAAGGCGGCAGGAAAAGAAAATACTATCAATTGACGACAAAAGGTAAAGCTCATTTAAAAGAACAACAACAAGAATGGGTGCGCTTCCGCGGGGCCGTTGATAAAATTTTAAAGAGGGAGGTTTTGGCGTGGATCTAATTAACAATCGCATCATCCAGGATTATGTGAACAAGGTATGCGCCCAAGTTAAATTCCGTGATGTTCATCCGGATGTAAAACTGGAACTGGAAGCCCATATCCAGGAAATTATAGAAGAGCATTTAGCCCAAGGCTTTTCTGAAAAGGAGGCTGCTGAGAAGGCTGTTGTTCAAATGGGCGATGCTGATATGGTTGGGAAACAGCTGAATAAAGTTCATAAACCAAAACCGGAATGGAGTATTTTACTGATTTCTCTTCTTTTTATCAACACGGGATTGTTGTCCTTGTATTTTATTCAGAAACAAAGTTTGCTCTCACATAATATCCCTATATTTGAAAGAAGTTTGCTCTTTTCATTGATAAGTTTCATTATTATGATTGGATTCTACTTTTTCAGTTATAAAAAATTGGAGAGGTATTCTAAACATATTTATCTGGGAACACTTGCACTTCTTACTTATACAGTTTTATTTGGAATTCAATACAATGGCAGCAGCAGTTGGTTAACGCTAGGTTCCTTAAGCCTTAACGTTGTGGCAGTTAGTCCCATATTATTTATCATAGCATTGGCTGGGATCTTTAATAAATGGGATTGGGACAACACGTTTAACTTTCTGCAAGGTGTAGCCTTATGTGCCGTGCCATTGATTCTGATGCTGGGAGCACCTTCTATTTCTTCAAGCGTTATCTATGCCGTAGCAAGCATGGTTTTGATGGTTGCCTCAGGGGCAAAATTAAAAAGGCTGCTTTTCATCTCAGTCCCATTTATCGCGATGATCATCCTGTCTGTTTTTACGGTGCCTTATAGAATAGATAGACTCCTGATATTTTTAAACCCCGGCAGCGACCCACATGGAAGCGGGTATATAAACACACAGTTGAATAAAATTATTGAGGATGCAGGGCTTTTCGGTCAAGGACTCACCTTTGCTCCCCAAGGATTGCCAGATCTTCATACAGATTTTATTTTCTCCTTTATTACATATACTTTCGGTTGGATCGCCGGCATTTTGCTGATTGCTTTAACTGTTTTGTTTCTTGTCCGTATTGCACGAATCACCAGGATTGTGAAGAATAATTATGCCAAATTGCTCATCAGTGGCTTTGTATCTATTCTGACAGTAGAATTTTTGTGGAATATCTTGATGAATTTAGGATTAGCCCCCATCAGTGGCATCGGGTTGCCTTTTATCAGTTACGGCGGTTCTCAGCTGATCATTAATGCCGTCATAGTGGGGATGATCTCAAGCATTTTTAAGCGAAGAAATGTTTCTCAAAACTGCCAATGATCGATTAATTCTTTGTCATACATTGGCCTTTGTCCCCAATCATTTCCCTGGCAATTTTTAAAAACTGTCACCTCCGTGTTACCCATGATGATCTCTGAATAGATTGGGAGAATTGGTTGATACTATCAGAGAGTGATCCACCAAGATCAGACAAAAGGGAGGTGAATAAAATGAACCGAGATGAAATGATATTTGCTCCTTTAAGCGACCAGGATTTAACCAAAATTCAGGAGGCTGAAAAAATGGTCAATCAGCAAGGGGGAAAAAATGACATTATTTTGCTGGCCTATGCCAAAAAATAAATAACCTTTTTAAAATATAAGGGGTTGGTAAAGAATTTTTTACCAGCCCCTTATTTATACTTTCGGAAATATAACTTTTAAAAGGTTGAAAGTATAAGAGCAACTAAGGCTTCCGCTAAGCTTTCGGCTTGGCGTAAGCCAAGTTTTCTTTATGGCCAAGATATAATTTACCGCGTTGCAAATAATTCAGTTAATGCTTTGATATGCTCCGGGGTAGTGCCGCAGCAGCCCCCCACCAGGGAAGCTCCTTCTTGGAAACATTTCAGCACACCTTGAGCAAAGACCTCGGGGGTCATGTCATAAATGGTTTCCCCTTTTACCAGCTTCGGTTTACCGGCATTGGGCATGGC
This window harbors:
- the nudC gene encoding NAD(+) diphosphatase, with product MNLIYQTNKLSQEWNQPLIFAFYQEKILVETNNDRLIIPTPLDLDNHGIIIDKKLYIGIINDHPSYIAELPADYPPLQPKNLNFVGLRGLFDAVEDNVFWAAGRAFQIMNWHRTHIFCGRCATPTQNKTNEIAKECPHCGLISYPNMAPAVIVAVVKDDKILLARNKQNLSKFYSVLAGFVEAGETLEDCVRREIMEEVGIKVKNITYFGSQPWPFPNSLMLGFTAEYESGEIQVDGVEIAEADWFCKDELPATPGNISIAHHLIEWFKNRF
- a CDS encoding PadR family transcriptional regulator, producing MSVNQEMLRGSTAVLVLSMLDREPMYGYQMIKEIEQESGGIFLFKEGTLYPILHALESKGMIESYWLGKEGGRKRKYYQLTTKGKAHLKEQQQEWVRFRGAVDKILKREVLAWI
- a CDS encoding FtsW/RodA/SpoVE family cell cycle protein gives rise to the protein MDLINNRIIQDYVNKVCAQVKFRDVHPDVKLELEAHIQEIIEEHLAQGFSEKEAAEKAVVQMGDADMVGKQLNKVHKPKPEWSILLISLLFINTGLLSLYFIQKQSLLSHNIPIFERSLLFSLISFIIMIGFYFFSYKKLERYSKHIYLGTLALLTYTVLFGIQYNGSSSWLTLGSLSLNVVAVSPILFIIALAGIFNKWDWDNTFNFLQGVALCAVPLILMLGAPSISSSVIYAVASMVLMVASGAKLKRLLFISVPFIAMIILSVFTVPYRIDRLLIFLNPGSDPHGSGYINTQLNKIIEDAGLFGQGLTFAPQGLPDLHTDFIFSFITYTFGWIAGILLIALTVLFLVRIARITRIVKNNYAKLLISGFVSILTVEFLWNILMNLGLAPISGIGLPFISYGGSQLIINAVIVGMISSIFKRRNVSQNCQ